One segment of Desulfonatronum thiosulfatophilum DNA contains the following:
- a CDS encoding transposase has protein sequence MKAKKKNCNQGNFLYPDLLKQLNPHHSLLQLAKQIPWQHFDDEFTVYYSEKGRPAKPIRLMVGLMILKQLENLSDER, from the coding sequence ATGAAGGCGAAAAAGAAAAATTGTAATCAAGGCAACTTCCTCTATCCGGATTTGTTGAAACAACTCAATCCCCATCATTCTCTGCTTCAACTGGCTAAACAGATCCCTTGGCAGCACTTCGATGATGAGTTTACGGTTTACTACAGCGAGAAAGGGCGCCCAGCAAAACCAATCCGGCTCATGGTCGGGTTGATGATCCTCAAGCAATTGGAAAACTTGAGCGATGAGCG